TCTAATTGCCCCATCCGACGTAGACGCACGACCACGCTGGTCGATTCATCGGTCAGAAACACGTCCGTCGCATCCACAGACACCGCATAAGTCACCAATTCGCGTGCCGCAGCTTCGGGATCAAAGGCCTGCAAGTCGGCTTCGTCGCGGAAATCGATTTCAAGGTCGTCTGAAGTCGTACTCATTTGGTTTCCTGAAACCTGGGCTCCGATTCAACGGATTGTCGCTGATGCGAATCCGGGTCGGCGGCCGGCGGCGCGGCGTTTGGATCGCCCTGAACCGGGGCATCTGCTGGAACCTTGGAGATCGCAGGTCCACGAGACGTCGATTCGACAGTGGAGTCGTTGACTGAATGCGAGTTCGCGTTCTGAGCCGACGGCGTGGTGCCGAGACTGTCCAGATCCTGCATATCAACCCACTGGGACGTTGTGCCGTGATGCTGCTGAACGTCGAAAACATCCTGTAAATTCAACAACCTGATCATTCGCATCAGCGGCGATGGTGCGTCGACGATACGAAAGCGTCTGCCGCCGGTGACAAGCACTTGGTGCAAGTGGAACAGCATGCCGATACCGCGAGTTGAAACCGAATCGCAGCGATGCAGATCCAAAACGACTTCAGGCGATCCGGCGACGGCGTCGTCAGCCCCGCGTCCTTGATCCAGCTTGAAAATCAAGTCATCGGCAAGCCCCACCGGATCGGTCGGATCCAATCGCCGGCGTACCACGACGGTCTGCCGTCCATCGACCGGCAGCGAAAATTCAAAATACTCACTGAGGCTCATTCGTTCGATCCCGGTGAAGGAGGTTGCCGGGGCGACAACGGCTTTCGCAATCTTCCCCGCGACCGTATTGGCGGCCGCACGGTTCGTTGACCGTTCGATTCGCCGTTGCCGGATTCAGGGGATGACGTCCCCACATCGGCAACGCCCATCTCTTGCTGGTTCATCTTTTCACGAGGATCATCCTTGCGGCCCGCGTCGGGTTGCCCCGAGACCGGTCGACCGACTGCGCCGTGATCTTCCAACGCAGGACCGTTCGCCTGTGTCGTCGAAACCTGGTTCCGGCTTCGCTTGCCGCGAAAACGTGTCGCCACGAAAGTTGCGGCCGACAACAACAAACAAGTGAATGGAAACCAGCCGGCGGAGCGGACGTAAAAGCTTTCTCGCGGATCGATCATCGCCCGAACTTCAACCACGTCTCCGCGTTGTTCCACGGCTTCACCAAAACCCTCGTCAAACCAGTTTTCAAACACCGACGGTGTCAAAGACTTCGATCCGATTGAACTGCAGAAAAGCTTTCCATCACAGTTGGCAACGACCATGGATTCATCCGGAACCAACCCGACCAAT
The Crateriforma spongiae DNA segment above includes these coding regions:
- a CDS encoding STAS domain-containing protein, giving the protein MSLSEYFEFSLPVDGRQTVVVRRRLDPTDPVGLADDLIFKLDQGRGADDAVAGSPEVVLDLHRCDSVSTRGIGMLFHLHQVLVTGGRRFRIVDAPSPLMRMIRLLNLQDVFDVQQHHGTTSQWVDMQDLDSLGTTPSAQNANSHSVNDSTVESTSRGPAISKVPADAPVQGDPNAAPPAADPDSHQRQSVESEPRFQETK